In Acanthopagrus latus isolate v.2019 chromosome 6, fAcaLat1.1, whole genome shotgun sequence, the genomic window ttgggctctatgtataaaaactttttttgattttgtgctATATCTCTAACTTTTTTAGGATCTAAACATGTCTGGTTTTTTACAATTTGCAGAGTTATGTAAAGAGTCGACCAGGCCTTCAGGGTCGCACACTGTGTGACAGGGTCATCAGAGCCTGTAACCATCATCTCGGAGCCGGATCCCCTGACTTTGACCATGTCAGTCAATTGGTTCGGCTGGTGGAGCTTTCCCTACGTGGCTATGATATTTCTACAGCACTTGTTGCTCAGAGCAGTCCTCTCTACATGGAAAAGATTGTTTTCCATATTGTCAAGAAGCTAAGCTCCTTAGAAGCTCACAGCCTATGCAGCCATGTAGCTGGGTTGCTATACAGCAGGCTAACCCCAGTCCAACAGGTATGGATCACTTCTTTTTACAGACATTATATACATGTGTTGTATAGGAATGCACATTATGTATTTGACTGATAAATGATTGACAGATAATGGGAAATTTGTATGATTATTGGCCAATAATTAAATCATTGCAGATGGAATCAATAATACAAATTGCTTTAAATGACTCACAAGCACAGGATCTACACACTTAGATACAGtagactgagagagaaaaataagtaGCACTGTTACACCTGGATAGAGCCACACAGTGTGGACTAGGCAGCTACACATGTTATTGCTGATGTGGATGTTTTGTACTGTTTTGGAGGAAGACAACACAAGGGTAATTTGTTGTacaagaggaggggaaaagtcTACACATTTATCAACAAATCTTTTCATAGCTATAAAAgataaatcatccatctttgctcactacatcAACCAGAAACTGGTTATGAACTTCttgtcaaaatgacaaaaaagcatCAGTTATCACATAGGCACTACACTATATGATTGCTTTTTCAGTGTCGGCATCAACAAACTTACCACTGTTGTATGGTTCACAGGCTGAGGACTACTGTGTCCTTGTGAGGAGCTGCTTCTCAGTGCTCTGGAACGGACTTTCTGCCATGAAAGACGGGAAAATCTTGATTCCCCGTGACAAACTTCACTGCCAGTTGCAAGCTCTGAGCTTCCTCCTGTTGTTGGACACAGAAAGTGCAACTCCCTCAGTCTCCAAAGCTCCCATATACGCAGAGGATGCCATCACTGAATTTGAGAGTAGCTGTGGAGTGATAAGCAAGGACGATGCTTCTTTTCTCATCCAGGAAATGCAAATGCTTTTCAACAAATGCTGGATGGGACTTCAGCGTAGTGAAGGAGAGGGTTCTAAGCAGTCTGCTGTGACATCAAGCTTATATGTGCTTTCTGAAATTGTGCTGATTGTAGTGAAGGTATTCTGTAAGGCCAGCCACTATGATCAGGCCTCCACCTTTGTGAATGAATTTGAGAGCAGGTTCAGAAACTGTGCTGACCGTCAGTGTACAGCTGTGGTGCTTGGAAAATGGGCAATAATAATTCATACTACAATGAAGGCTGGTGGGGAGAGCGGCCAGGCTTTGACAGAGTGTGCCAGGGCAGTGAGGTCTCTTTCAGCTGACCTGGGTGAGCGAGAAGCTCACGCAGTTCTCGAAGGTTGCGGACTGGTTGTGTGGGCTGTCGAGAGTGGCTACAGCAAGGGATTGAGCGCATCCGTGCTGCTgtcttggttttcttttcttgaggAACACcaagaacacattttaaagatgcTAAAGAAGGTGAGTGATGTTACTGACCAAGAAAAGAAATTATCTCAATCATTCCCTAACATTTGAGAGAGCTGGATTTTCCAGTTGCCATCAGAAAGGCAATTCGATGTTAAAGTTATTTTCTGGATTAGATTTTGTACAAATTGCTAAcctgtggtttgttttctttataggCTTCTCTGTGCCAGGCTGAAGGCAGCAGACTGCAACAGGCCCTTTGCTTTAGTATTTACCAAGGCTTCGTGTTTGCTTATGAAAGCATGCTGGCATCACAGGTGAGGCTGCTTCTGTAACATCCAGTTTTATGATGATTATAGTGATAACAGAACTGATGACGGATGAATCACATTGTCACAACATGTTGCTGCATTTCCTTTCTCTTATATagaactgtttgtgttttgtcgTCATAGCTGGAGGACAGTGACACACTGGACAGAGTACTGCTGTACTGCCAGGCCACAGCTGGACTGATGATGACTGAACTGCATAAACTGTCAAGTGAAAACCTTCTCATCAAAGCAGGTAATTACTGTCTAGATCATCAGTGTTGTCAGCACACTCGGAGTGCTGAAATGCCTAATTTGCTATATTCAAACATAGAATgctttatttacttatttactatCCATATGACatatgtttatttcattttgtgattACCACATGTTTTGCAGTGGTTGCTGTGAGCAACTTGGCTTGTGGATTGTACAATCGGCGTCTCTACGACCAAGCCTTCACGCTAGTTGAGATCCTCTGCAGGGATCTGTGCAAGAATTGCCCCATCTCGCTCTCTGTCGATAGGGTAACCTctttaagtgtgtttgtctgatcaTGCACCACATAAATACACACTATATATCATGAGCTTTGAGACTGGCATATATCCCCTCACCTCCCAATTCTAAATGTGTTCTGTCTAATAAGAGACGCGTAAACTTATACAGTCATCTGTTTTGTTATAATATCTTTTGGCTGCTTAGCTGAGCCGACCCTTCATGCTGGCCGTGCAGACGTCTCGGAGGGCCGGTCATCTGGAGCGGGCACTGGATTGGGTGATCCTGTGGCTTAAGGCTCTGGGGGACAAAATCACCACTCATTTGGCCGAACCGGTCTCTCTGTGGGTGAAAACCAAGACTGACGCAGCTCGCAACTCTGAGGAGGACATTCGTCTCAGGTACAgacagtcttttgttttttaagttccCCTTAAGTTGTCAGAGAAGCTAATGGGGTATCAATCGaaaggaaaataacaacagTTTGCTTGGCCTATCCCATCTGTGAACAGGACTTTACGAGAtggttttggtcctgatgtCCCTAATGAGCAAGTCATGCTTCACCTTTTGGAGGAAGAACTCCGTGCCTATAAGGAGGTGACAGGAGACACGGCCCAGGAGCGTTACAACACTCTGTGTGATCTGTTGGACATCTGCCATGAAGAGAGCTCCCACACACATCTACGTGCTGTCTACCTTTGTGAGATGGCCCAGGTTGTGTGTTACCAGGATTTCAGTGAGCAGACTGACTGGTAGGAGCTTTTATAgacattatcattatcattgaGCCCAGTGTCTCAATGTTCAGTATGTTTAGGGCTGAACGATATGGTAGATGATATGGTAaaatcatattgtgattattttgacagacattacattttcattgtaattCTTAATTCATTTTTCCATTGGCCCAAAATTGCAGCCTCTGTGATCTGGATATCGCACTTTGATAATATCTAAatttattgtgcagccctaaaaACTGTCATTTGTTACCACACAGCGCGGCAGTTGATTTTACCCATGAAGCTTTACGACTGCTTGAAGAAGAACCAGAGACTCCAGAGAATGCTGATAGGCTGAAGGATGACAAGGCTCATGCTTTACTTTGGCTCTATATCTGCACTCTCGAGAAGAATCTTCAGGAGGTGAGCTTTATAGGATCTTTTTAGGAAAttgcacatattttttattttctgccatAAATGACAATGAgggagtaaaaataaaaataacagcgTGGTAGTGTTGATGGTCTCAATGTTTCGTGTTAAGCCGTCTAGATTGTGTTGTGCTTCATTTACATTGCTTTTGtgcttcttttttgtgttttttttttttttcttcttttatttctttttctcccatAGGCAattgacaaagacaaaaaacatcgAGAGTTGCGCGATCAGACACACTCTGTGGCCAATCCAATAGGAACCAATGATGTGGATTATGAAGACAAGCAGACAACACAAGACAGCATCCTGGTCTATGAAGGCCTGCATTTCAACCTGGCTTCAGAAAACAGTAAGAACCCTTTTAATCATATCATCAATTGTCCTAGTGTGGACATCTGTGTTATATGATCGCTTTTCTGATACCATCTGCCAAGTGCTATTTTTGTGTCTTATCAAAAATTGATAATCATTCAtaactttctctttctgtgagaGATTAATagacaatatttatttttatatttttttcatttttaagagTTGTGTAAGCCATTGGAAAAAGCACTGGATGAGTGGTCCGCTCTTCTACAGAGTGGAGTCCTGCCTTCTGTCAGAAACCCCAAACAAACCTGTAGCTCCATTGCTGTAACAGCTGCTCTCTTCAAACTTATGGGAAAGGTAACAACACAGAATGCGGTCGTAGTCACAGAGGGTctttttttgcactgtttttACTTTCTCCCTTCAATACCAATTGGATGTTGAGTTCTATACATAACTACTTCATACAGTTGACATGTGCATTTTaagtttgactttgtttgtaAAGAGATTATTAATGTTAAGTCAGCCAAATTCTGgtgaccccccccccaagaTCGATGTATAACAATGCAAAAAACAATCAATGTATATACATAATTTGTTTGAGAATACATATTTGGAAAGCAAATACTTGAGAATTGAaagaatctgtgtgtttatcaaatctcttctttctcttgcATAGCCTCTGAAGGCTTTGGAAGCTTACCAACTTGCAATTGGACTTTCACGTCAACTTGCTGATGCCCACAGATCTGCCAGCTCCCTCTGTCAATCAGCCACTATCCTGCTGGACATGGGCACAGCTGAGCTGGCTTTGGTAATACACTTTTGCAATTAGTATTTCTAGCAAACTTATAAAATCTTGCTTCAGGTACTATATCTcacttttgttgattttctgtttattgtgcCATTTTAGTCCCAGCTAGAGCAAGCAGAGAAGTTTCTCACCTCAGATTCCACTGCTGAGGGACCTTCTTCTCTCTCTATGTTGGCCACTCTGCTTAAAGCTCAGTACTGCTACAGCACAGGGCAGGTAGGTCAGCATATCTGTAACATATCTGATACcatcattttcatattattgcatttatttttttgcactgggtgattttttttttttttcaatctagtttcctctttcctttttgaCCATATATTAGGTGGATCGTGGGCTGCCATACCTGTGTGAGGTGCTTAAAGAAGTGAATGAGCAGAGGCAGTCAAAGAGCTGGTACTTGTTGCGTGCTCGGACCCTCCAGACCTGCAGCTGCTATCTCAGTTTAGACACAACTGCACTACCGCAAGCTCAGCGAGGCCAAATCACACAGCACGGTTAGCTAAAATGTTTGCTAAACTCATATAATCAGATGGatttctgtatttaattttaCGTTGCGAGAATGTGGAGCcaatgcttgtttgtgtgtctcaggtCTAAACAGCCCAGACACCGCCCTGTATGAAAGTCTGAAGCTTCTCTGCAGCCTGTTGGTGACTTTAGTGGGGAAGGGCCTATATGGGACTAGcggcagcagctcagaggtgCGCTTCATCGACCAAGGTATGTTTGTTCAATCACATGAACTGACGATGTGTGGAAAAGCCGCTGATATCTTATTGATagtttgttttagtgctgtCCACTATGTTGATTCTGTGAACAGGAGATAACCTGGTGCTGAAGTGGCAGCTTCTCTCAGAGCTGTTAAACTGCTCAATGAAGATGGTGACTGTGAGGAGCAGCTCTGGGGCCATCAATGATGCCAGGCTCCAGTGCCTCGAAGCTCTCAAACTGGCCATCAAGTTGCAAGCACCAAGCCAGTATGTACATGTTCATCATAGTGGGTTAGATGTAAATAGTGGCTCAGGGTCCAAACGGCTTATAGTCGACATTCTTGcatattgttttctttattgataaagtagtatcaaaagtaaagtaTAGTTATCTtgtgtttgcattaaaaaaaacatgttaagtGCAGAGTTATAGTTTGCTACAGTCTAATACAACAGCTCTGCTGTAAGTGCACTTTGTGGTGGTGTTGCTGGAttgctttatattttatttttgcaaggCCAATAATTTTACATTGTTAGATTGTACATGTGCGATtgataaaaaatgattaatatacatgcatacatattgAGTAATGCTGTATTTACATTGCACTTATAAAGTCCCTGAACACGCAATAAAAAAGATCAACATATAGTCAGAGTGGTTGTTTATGTACTGAATtcaactgtttcttttttttttaaggtgtgCTGAGCTGTTGGTGATGAAAGCTGAGTTGGAGCTGTTGcaaggggagagggaggaaagtggAATGGATTTAGACAAAGTCAGATTCCTTCTTGAGTTTTGCACAGGTCTGTTAAATGTACAAATTCAAACAGGGTCAGACATTGATTCAATATtacacatttgtgttgtgagGAATTGTGCGTGTAGTTTTGTATTTCAGAATTATGTGGCCCATGTTCATAGTTTGAAGTAAACTATACTCCAAAACTGCCAATATAAGTTGCAGTTTCTGTCTTATGTGTGAGGACTATTGTCTAATGCAGTACAAtgagtaaaatgaaattattttactttcttttattCAGATTATTCTGATCAGGTGCAGAAGGCAGAGGTGAAAATCAAACCTCGGAAAGGTCGCCCAGCTCAGAAATCTCAGTCTCCACTTCCCAGCATAGAAGATGATTTTCAGAGCATCCTGAGCACTAAGTGGATTGCCAAAGAACCGGTAGTAAGAGATCTGGCCAGCTCTCCACCTCTCAAAGCTCAGCCACGCCGGTGGCTCTCCTCCCTGGAGCATGGCTCAGACTGCCAGTGCCCCTGCTGCTCTGAGCCCTGCCTGGGTCGTGCCACTGCCCGCTGGGCGGCTGCACAGGCTGATCTGGTTCTCCAGCTGGATCCCAACAACGCTAAAGTCAGTTTGAAACTTCAGTCTGCAACATTAAGCCGCTGTAAGAGTGTTTCTGCCAAACTTGGGGCAAAATTGGCTAAACTCTTCCCCCTGTGTGGGCCTGTCAAAGGCTTTTGTAAACCTTCCCTGATGCAGGACGTGGTGGGCCGTGTGTACCTGCGCATGGCCCTGTCTGGGCTGGAACCAAGGCACAACAAGGCCTGTGGTATTTGGAAAGTACTGGAGGCTGGCTTAGCATTTGTtgactccacctcctcccctgtGCTAAGACCTGTGAGAGCAGGTCTAATGGCAACCAAAGCTATAGTGTCACTAATTACCTTGGCTGCCAAAAAGGGCTGCACACCAGAGGAGCTCTTCTCAAATGCTTGGACATGGAATCCACCAAAATTGGATAAAGAGCTGAAATCTGACCAGAAAATTGTGCCTCCCTCATCTTTGCTCAAGAAGTCCAAGGAgtccattaaaaacactgatattgctgacaaaacaaaggaGGCAAAGAAAGTCAGGGTTGTCAAGCCCAAGATCCAAGTGACAAGTTCTTCAACCAAAGCAAAGGGACTGGTTCCAATGACACCGGTGACTGTCAAGTCGAAACCCTCTGGGGATCAGGGCTCTTTTGATTTTAACACAGTGGTACCTACTTTAAGCTTTACTCCTGTTCAGAAGGTGAGAGCCCCTGCTTCAGTGCAGAGAGCATCGAGGACTGCTTCTAAGCTCCAGTTTCAGGTGTATGAAGAGTTGTCACAAGCTGAAGGCAAAGGCCGACCTGTTCCTGCTGCCCCCAGACGTGCAAAGAAATCGCACTTCAAGGTAGGCATCTAATCTGAGCAGAAGTTTTATTGCCACAAAAATATACagctttcatgttttaatgaacTATGGCTTCCTTTTTGATGTGTCTACACAGGTGGAGTTTAGCGATGAGAGTGACACAGAAGCCAACATCCAAACGGagcccaaagaaaaaaaagaaatccctaAAAAGCAAACCACCACAAGAAGAGCTGCCCAAAACAGCAAGACGGCTCCAGATCCAACTGCAGAGAAGGTCCAACCAAAGAGGCAGGCCAAGGGTAAGAAGAGCACTGCAGTGCCTCGGGCCACCTCCTCTGAGGATGATGAGGCCTTGGTCCGTCAGGCTGCCTcgacaagaagaggaagaaccAGAAGGGAGCTATCAAGGGCAGAGGCAGATTCAGTGGAGGAGCCGGACAAAATGAGGACCattgaggaggaaaacacagaagtTCTGGACATTAGCATTGAGCAGCTGAGGACATCAGACACAGAGACCGAAGATAATCCTACTTCAAGTAAAGATATTGGTGTGTCTTTTTCCTCACATGGTGAAACAGTAGTTAGGAAACATAACCTTTTTTATACTTACCTGGCATTTGCACAAATGAACATATTTCAATTCTAAATTTAGTTTAAATTATCAATCACAACAAGCATGCTTTTGGGAGCTATTAACAAAACCAGAGAGCATGTTAGAGGGGTTGAATGTAAGGAGATATGAGGGGTAAATGGTAACAATGATAGTCATCACTGTACAGATTATAAAGCCCATtaaggcaatgtgattgtgaattTGGGCAATATagataaaattgatttgatgtGACAGTATctaaaatattttgatgttccAGAGCACTAATCTCTCTCTTGACTCTCTCTGGACATAGATTTTGAGGTGTTGCGGAGGGATATGTGTTGTGATTTTGAGAGAGACGACTTGTCCGAACTGAGGAGCAGAGGTCATCTGAGAGGTCCACCAGCCCACCTGTCTCATTCAGACACCAGGCCAGGTGAGGATTTACACTGCTGCACAGTTGGTCTGCAGTGACACTGTATCTTGTGTCCTTTTTATTGGAGTGTAGCTCACAATTTGGCTGTGATAACAAACAGAGGAATTTTTGAGAAATATTGTGTGGGAAAATAATCTAATACTTTACAGTGTATCTGTTTTTAAGCAGGAATTGTGTATAATTTGGGAtactatatatacattttcttcagctgctTATCCACTTAAGTctccaatttctttttttttctacccagACAATCTTTCTTTGGAAGATATTCAGTCTTTGCTTCACTCAGCCTTGTTGACCCTTCAGCACTTCCCCTCGCCTTCCATCTACACGACACTATGTGCTCTTCTGGCTTTGACCATGGGACAGCAGGATCCCATAACAACAGCAATGCTACACTCTCAGTCCTTGGGCGTCACAAGTCGTCATCGCACAATCAGGCATTTAGCCAGCAGTCTAAGGTAAGCATATGTGTTgtatagggctgcaactaacaagtttaattattgtgttgattatttttgctttaGTTATTTGCTCTAAGAAAtgtcataaaacatgaaaagtgtCATAATGGAGCAATGAAaccagaacattttcacatttcaggaACTGGAAAAAgatgattttcactttttgctATATTATTCAATCCCATTATTCACTTATCAAAATGGCTGTCGATAAATGTAATggttgacaactaatcaataaCTTGTTGCAGCTGTAGTGTTGTATGTGTACCGTTGAGATGGCTTGCTATACTGTATGCCCATACAGCAAGATATCTCAAAACCAATTAAAACACTTATTTTGGCCAATTTTGACTATAggctgaacttttttttctgctaatgGTGTTGGTAATTGTGTTCTGACAGAAAGTTGAAAAAGGCGTCCAGTGAGCTCGCAGACAAGATGGATGCTCTGACTCTAGATGATCCCAGTCCGAGTCAGTCCAAGAACTCTACCGAACAGATGTTGACACAGTTGGAGAACATCTTCTCCTTTCCAACTGCTGACTCTGCTACTTTCCCCAAGAGCCACTGTCAAGAGTTTATGCAACAAATTCAGCACCTTCCCTCAGGTAAAATACCCAGTATTCAAGCTTACCTGCTTGACATACTCCAAGCAAAAGCAGGATGCTAATTACATTATACTAATGTAATATatcctttctctctgtgcatCCTGTACAggggtgactgtgtgtgtgatatctATGCTCGGGGTAAAACCCGGTGAGATTGGTGACAGCATCATAATGTCACGTCTTGAGAAGGGATCTGTGCCAGTCACTGTTCACATCCCCACCTCGAAACAGCAGGTGAGGATTCATAGCCAATATCTGAATGCAGACGATGTAAATGCTTGTGGCTTTAGCAATACGGAGATGGTACCAACTTTAAAATCTTACCTTTCTCaaattctttgtgttttacagcacCCCATGAGTTGGCTGGTGCAGGAGATGGACAGTATACAGGTGGAACAGAAGGTTGTGAGCTGTGTGTCTGAGAAAGCCAAGTGGTGGGAGGGCCGCAGGGCGCTCGACTCTCGAGTTGAGGTAAGTGTAGAAGAAACCAGGGTCCTGCATTAATTATTCACTTATTTACTTCCACTTAGACGCATAGACAAAGAGAACATGTTACTGTAAGAATATTGTTGTTGAAGTTTTGACTAAGAAAAATCACTTGAAGGTTTGTTAAAACCTCCCATCTTTCTTTCAGCGGCTGTtgaaggagatggagggatTGCTGGGATGCTGGAGAAGCTTTCTTCTCCCACTTTCTTCGGATCCTGAGGTCTCTAATCAGGCTCAACACCTTTGCAAGTCCTTGTCTGCTAAGGGAGTGACAATCAATGAAGAGATGTTGATGGTATGTGGCTTTCTTCACCCAATACCTCTTTAAGCATCAGAGTCTGACCTTCTATTCTGCCCTGGTCTCAAAGTGGctgtgaaaaggaaaagacactCACACGTCTGACTTGTTTTTCAGGCTGTGCTGTCTGCCTCTCCTGTGCTCTCCCAAGAAGACCTTAAAAGATTCGCTCTGGGAGTCTCTCCACAGTGGGACATGGAGTGTGACCAGCT contains:
- the espl1 gene encoding separin isoform X1, translating into MKCLKADEYIKLTASVKETELLLQDLESYVKSRPGLQGRTLCDRVIRACNHHLGAGSPDFDHVSQLVRLVELSLRGYDISTALVAQSSPLYMEKIVFHIVKKLSSLEAHSLCSHVAGLLYSRLTPVQQAEDYCVLVRSCFSVLWNGLSAMKDGKILIPRDKLHCQLQALSFLLLLDTESATPSVSKAPIYAEDAITEFESSCGVISKDDASFLIQEMQMLFNKCWMGLQRSEGEGSKQSAVTSSLYVLSEIVLIVVKVFCKASHYDQASTFVNEFESRFRNCADRQCTAVVLGKWAIIIHTTMKAGGESGQALTECARAVRSLSADLGEREAHAVLEGCGLVVWAVESGYSKGLSASVLLSWFSFLEEHQEHILKMLKKASLCQAEGSRLQQALCFSIYQGFVFAYESMLASQLEDSDTLDRVLLYCQATAGLMMTELHKLSSENLLIKAVVAVSNLACGLYNRRLYDQAFTLVEILCRDLCKNCPISLSVDRLSRPFMLAVQTSRRAGHLERALDWVILWLKALGDKITTHLAEPVSLWVKTKTDAARNSEEDIRLRTLRDGFGPDVPNEQVMLHLLEEELRAYKEVTGDTAQERYNTLCDLLDICHEESSHTHLRAVYLCEMAQVVCYQDFSEQTDCAAVDFTHEALRLLEEEPETPENADRLKDDKAHALLWLYICTLEKNLQEAIDKDKKHRELRDQTHSVANPIGTNDVDYEDKQTTQDSILVYEGLHFNLASENKLCKPLEKALDEWSALLQSGVLPSVRNPKQTCSSIAVTAALFKLMGKPLKALEAYQLAIGLSRQLADAHRSASSLCQSATILLDMGTAELALSQLEQAEKFLTSDSTAEGPSSLSMLATLLKAQYCYSTGQVDRGLPYLCEVLKEVNEQRQSKSWYLLRARTLQTCSCYLSLDTTALPQAQRGQITQHGLNSPDTALYESLKLLCSLLVTLVGKGLYGTSGSSSEVRFIDQGDNLVLKWQLLSELLNCSMKMVTVRSSSGAINDARLQCLEALKLAIKLQAPSQCAELLVMKAELELLQGEREESGMDLDKVRFLLEFCTDYSDQVQKAEVKIKPRKGRPAQKSQSPLPSIEDDFQSILSTKWIAKEPVVRDLASSPPLKAQPRRWLSSLEHGSDCQCPCCSEPCLGRATARWAAAQADLVLQLDPNNAKVSLKLQSATLSRCKSVSAKLGAKLAKLFPLCGPVKGFCKPSLMQDVVGRVYLRMALSGLEPRHNKACGIWKVLEAGLAFVDSTSSPVLRPVRAGLMATKAIVSLITLAAKKGCTPEELFSNAWTWNPPKLDKELKSDQKIVPPSSLLKKSKESIKNTDIADKTKEAKKVRVVKPKIQVTSSSTKAKGLVPMTPVTVKSKPSGDQGSFDFNTVVPTLSFTPVQKVRAPASVQRASRTASKLQFQVYEELSQAEGKGRPVPAAPRRAKKSHFKVEFSDESDTEANIQTEPKEKKEIPKKQTTTRRAAQNSKTAPDPTAEKVQPKRQAKGKKSTAVPRATSSEDDEALVRQAASTRRGRTRRELSRAEADSVEEPDKMRTIEEENTEVLDISIEQLRTSDTETEDNPTSSKDIDFEVLRRDMCCDFERDDLSELRSRGHLRGPPAHLSHSDTRPDNLSLEDIQSLLHSALLTLQHFPSPSIYTTLCALLALTMGQQDPITTAMLHSQSLGVTSRHRTIRHLASSLRKLKKASSELADKMDALTLDDPSPSQSKNSTEQMLTQLENIFSFPTADSATFPKSHCQEFMQQIQHLPSGVTVCVISMLGVKPGEIGDSIIMSRLEKGSVPVTVHIPTSKQQHPMSWLVQEMDSIQVEQKVVSCVSEKAKWWEGRRALDSRVERLLKEMEGLLGCWRSFLLPLSSDPEVSNQAQHLCKSLSAKGVTINEEMLMAVLSASPVLSQEDLKRFALGVSPQWDMECDQLLHAAVSRLTDREEPSGHVVLILDKYLQKLPWESISILSSRSVSRMPSLHSLIGLSVQKETEPQSILKQGVDTKQVFYVLDPDANLGNSRERFKEWFSSKLDWEGVCGTAPDSGQLEEAVATKDLYIYVGHGAGARFLDSQAVLKRQMRAGSLLFGCSSAALAVRGDQEGQGIILNYLIAGCPFVLGNLWDVTDRDIDRFTKALLESWLSAGSGAPLLDYMGPSRQATHLKHLIGAAPVVYGLPVHLQ
- the espl1 gene encoding separin isoform X2 codes for the protein MKCLKADEYIKLTASVKETELLLQDLESYVKSRPGLQGRTLCDRVIRACNHHLGAGSPDFDHVSQLVRLVELSLRGYDISTALVAQSSPLYMEKIVFHIVKKLSSLEAHSLCSHVAGLLYSRLTPVQQAEDYCVLVRSCFSVLWNGLSAMKDGKILIPRDKLHCQLQALSFLLLLDTESATPSVSKAPIYAEDAITEFESSCGVISKDDASFLIQEMQMLFNKCWMGLQRSEGEGSKQSAVTSSLYVLSEIVLIVVKVFCKASHYDQASTFVNEFESRFRNCADRQCTAVVLGKWAIIIHTTMKAGGESGQALTECARAVRSLSADLGEREAHAVLEGCGLVVWAVESGYSKGLSASVLLSWFSFLEEHQEHILKMLKKASLCQAEGSRLQQALCFSIYQGFVFAYESMLASQLEDSDTLDRVLLYCQATAGLMMTELHKLSSENLLIKAVVAVSNLACGLYNRRLYDQAFTLVEILCRDLCKNCPISLSVDRLSRPFMLAVQTSRRAGHLERALDWVILWLKALGDKITTHLAEPVSLWVKTKTDAARNSEEDIRLRTLRDGFGPDVPNEQVMLHLLEEELRAYKEVTGDTAQERYNTLCDLLDICHEESSHTHLRAVYLCEMAQVVCYQDFSEQTDCAAVDFTHEALRLLEEEPETPENADRLKDDKAHALLWLYICTLEKNLQEAIDKDKKHRELRDQTHSVANPIGTNDVDYEDKQTTQDSILVYEGLHFNLASENKLCKPLEKALDEWSALLQSGVLPSVRNPKQTCSSIAVTAALFKLMGKPLKALEAYQLAIGLSRQLADAHRSASSLCQSATILLDMGTAELALSQLEQAEKFLTSDSTAEGPSSLSMLATLLKAQYCYSTGQVDRGLPYLCEVLKEVNEQRQSKSWYLLRARTLQTCSCYLSLDTTALPQAQRGQITQHGLNSPDTALYESLKLLCSLLVTLVGKGLYGTSGSSSEVRFIDQGDNLVLKWQLLSELLNCSMKMVTVRSSSGAINDARLQCLEALKLAIKLQAPSQCAELLVMKAELELLQGEREESGMDLDKVRFLLEFCTDYSDQVQKAEVKIKPRKGRPAQKSQSPLPSIEDDFQSILSTKWIAKEPVVRDLASSPPLKAQPRRWLSSLEHGSDCQCPCCSEPCLGRATARWAAAQADLVLQLDPNNAKVSLKLQSATLSRCKSVSAKLGAKLAKLFPLCGPVKGFCKPSLMQDVVGRVYLRMALSGLEPRHNKACGIWKVLEAGLAFVDSTSSPVLRPVRAGLMATKAIVSLITLAAKKGCTPEELFSNAWTWNPPKLDKELKSDQKIVPPSSLLKKSKESIKNTDIADKTKEAKKVRVVKPKIQVTSSSTKAKGLVPMTPVTVKSKPSGDQGSFDFNTVVPTLSFTPVQKVRAPASVQRASRTASKLQFQVYEELSQAEGKGRPVPAAPRRAKKSHFKVEFSDESDTEANIQTEPKEKKEIPKKQTTTRRAAQNSKTAPDPTAEKVQPKRQAKGKKSTAVPRATSSEDDEALVRQAASTRRGRTRRELSRAEADSVEEPDKMRTIEEENTEVLDISIEQLRTSDTETEDNPTSNFEVLRRDMCCDFERDDLSELRSRGHLRGPPAHLSHSDTRPDNLSLEDIQSLLHSALLTLQHFPSPSIYTTLCALLALTMGQQDPITTAMLHSQSLGVTSRHRTIRHLASSLRKLKKASSELADKMDALTLDDPSPSQSKNSTEQMLTQLENIFSFPTADSATFPKSHCQEFMQQIQHLPSGVTVCVISMLGVKPGEIGDSIIMSRLEKGSVPVTVHIPTSKQQHPMSWLVQEMDSIQVEQKVVSCVSEKAKWWEGRRALDSRVERLLKEMEGLLGCWRSFLLPLSSDPEVSNQAQHLCKSLSAKGVTINEEMLMAVLSASPVLSQEDLKRFALGVSPQWDMECDQLLHAAVSRLTDREEPSGHVVLILDKYLQKLPWESISILSSRSVSRMPSLHSLIGLSVQKETEPQSILKQGVDTKQVFYVLDPDANLGNSRERFKEWFSSKLDWEGVCGTAPDSGQLEEAVATKDLYIYVGHGAGARFLDSQAVLKRQMRAGSLLFGCSSAALAVRGDQEGQGIILNYLIAGCPFVLGNLWDVTDRDIDRFTKALLESWLSAGSGAPLLDYMGPSRQATHLKHLIGAAPVVYGLPVHLQ